The following proteins are co-located in the Solenopsis invicta isolate M01_SB chromosome 7, UNIL_Sinv_3.0, whole genome shotgun sequence genome:
- the LOC105202288 gene encoding 6-pyruvoyl tetrahydrobiopterin synthase gives MDLHHKRRPIAYLTRKAQISCCHRLNSPFLSEKENKEVYGKCNNIWGHGHNYTVEVTVRGPVDPRTGMVMNLEELKECMNKVLMDQMDHKNIDKQVFHLRNIVSTTENVAIYIFEELKTHMSNPELLYEVKVHETDKNVMCFKGEYDDSQSSVS, from the exons ATGGATCTACATCACAAGAGAAGGCCGATCGCTTACTTGACTCGAAAGGCGCAAATATCTTGCTGTCATCGTTTGAACAG ccCGTTCCTGAGCGAAAAGGAGAATAAAGAGGTGTACGGAAAATGCAACAACATTTGGGGCCACGGTCATAATTACACTG tGGAAGTGACAGTTCGCGGACCTGTTGACCCACGCACAGGCATGGTCATGAATTTGGAGGAATTAAAAGAATGCATGAACAAAGTGCTGATGGACCAGATGgatcataaaaatatagacAAGCAAGTGTTTCACTTGAGAAATATAGTTTCAACGACAGAGAACGttgctatttatatatttgaggAGTTAAAGACGCACATGTCTAATCCCGAATTGTTGTACGAAGTCAAGGTCCACGAAACCGACAAAAATGTTATGTGTTTTAAGGGAGAATACGATGACAGTCAATCTTCTGTTTCTTAA
- the LOC105202287 gene encoding uncharacterized protein LOC105202287 isoform X2, with the protein MSTSLIEKYYNNPGYELSDIQTEASIKIVDLAKNSKLKGDKFVNRLCEATQLMTTHCSDFQSICNHQDVPWAIIDYMSYFQTNIFKTCTPEKEEMWSIMLTLLNFCARQEVQSFLETYLVKHSSADDHVYEEYKKLKLSNQTIEMILFEDADLYAVVSYLKISDNSRNLSKIWIPSLLKYEFLSLKDRYFKNLHSDICIFQFKQELLTSPTFYKINVTSIWSENIAAAKSLAASLDRNIILVNTLDLYDSAVIMPYTEIFKILLPHHRNLNEDQQIINTIKPINNTNQSKKKTKANAPADPVPPADSDFNLMFYDGTWQKPLQNTYWTYKNTPRANATSNDISRCVASARKGFKIWSALSTGSRMQALSKFALALERASKPKLSKIVIKWMKFPHWYQNLSIPKPKNSLLTKTYKPKGVITLMEMKEMDLFQKLTQSLIIGNSVIVVCTAKSCNIAEYCEMFSTSGIPPGTVNLLSCENVKLLSKRYNAVNLIDMYRQFTVSKQVVTMI; encoded by the exons ATGAGCACTTCTctcatagaaaaatattacaacaatcCAGGCTATGAACTGAGTGATATACAAACA GAAGCATCAATAAAAATAGTCGATTTAGCCAAGAATTCAAAATTAAAGGGTGACAAATTTGTCAACAG atTATGCGAAGCGACACAACTGATGACAACCCACTGCTCCGATTTCCAATCTATATGCAATCACCAAGATGTACCTTGGGCCATTATAGATTACATGTCGTATTTTCAGACAAACATATTTAAAACCTGCACACCTG agaaggAAGAAATGTGGTCGATAATGTTGACGCTTCTTAATTTTTGTGCAAGGCAGGAGGTGCAATCTTTTTTGGAGACCTATCTCGT caAGCACTCATCAGCAGACGATCATGTATACGAAGAATATAAAAAGCTGAAACTTTCAA ATCAGACCATTGAAATGATACTCTTTGAAGATGCGGATTTGTATGCAGTTGTTAGTTATTTAAAGATATCAGACAATTCTCGGAACTTGAGTAAAATATGGATACCATCTTTGttgaaatatgaatttttatcacTGAAAGATCGATATTTTAAGAACCTACATAGTGACATttgtatatttcaatttaaGCAAGAGCTACTTACATCTCCCacgttttacaaaataaacgtAACGTCTATATGGTCTGAGAACATTGCGGCAGCAAAAAGTTTAGCGGCATCCTTAGAC AGAAACATCATTCTTGTAAATACGCTGGATCTCTATGATAGCGCAGTGATTATGCCTTATAcagaaatattcaaaattttactgcCTCACCATCGTAATTTAAATGAGGATCAACAGATAATAAACACGATAAAACCAATAAATAACACAAATCAATCGAAGAAGAAAACAAAAGCCAATGCACCTGCAGATCCAGTACCTCCTGCGGATTCTGATTTCAATCTTATGTTTTATGATGGTACATGGCAAAAGCCTTTGCAAAACACTTACTGGACATATAAGAATACTCCAAGGGCAAATGCAACAAG CAACGATATTAGCAGATGCGTTGCATCAGCTAGAAAGGGGTTCAAAATCTGGAGTGCACTGTCCACTGGATCCAGAATGCAAGCGTTATCCAAGTTTGCTCTTGCATTAGAACGCGCCAG taagcCCAAGTTATCGAAAATAGTGATCAAGTGGATGAAATTCCCACATTGGTATCAGAATTTATCCATTCCTAAACCAAAGAACAGCTTGTTAACAAAAACCTATAAGCCGAAAGGCGTTATCACGCTTATGGAGATGAAAGAGATGGATCTGTTTCAAAAACTGACACAGAGCTTGATCATCGGCAACTCCGTCATCGTAGTATGTACCGCGAAGTCGTGTAACATAGCGGAATACTGCGAGATGTTCTCGACATCTGGGATACCTCCGGGCACCGTAAATCTGCTGTCGTGCGAGAACGTGAAGCTCTTGAGCAAACGTTACAACGCGGTCAATCTGATAGACATGTATCGCCAGTTTACCGTAAGCAAGCAAGTTGTAACCATGATTTAG
- the LOC105202287 gene encoding uncharacterized protein LOC105202287 isoform X1, giving the protein MSTSLIEKYYNNPGYELSDIQTEASIKIVDLAKNSKLKGDKFVNRLCEATQLMTTHCSDFQSICNHQDVPWAIIDYMSYFQTNIFKTCTPEKEEMWSIMLTLLNFCARQEVQSFLETYLVKHSSADDHVYEEYKKLKLSNQTIEMILFEDADLYAVVSYLKISDNSRNLSKIWIPSLLKYEFLSLKDRYFKNLHSDICIFQFKQELLTSPTFYKINVTSIWSENIAAAKSLAASLDRNIILVNTLDLYDSAVIMPYTEIFKILLPHHRNLNEDQQIINTIKPINNTNQSKKKTKANAPADPVPPADSDFNLMFYDGTWQKPLQNTYWTYKNTPRANATSNDISRCVASARKGFKIWSALSTGSRMQALSKFALALERARYVEIANALISLVSYICYPSLFFFFSKPKLSKIVIKWMKFPHWYQNLSIPKPKNSLLTKTYKPKGVITLMEMKEMDLFQKLTQSLIIGNSVIVVCTAKSCNIAEYCEMFSTSGIPPGTVNLLSCENVKLLSKRYNAVNLIDMYRQFTVSKQVVTMI; this is encoded by the exons ATGAGCACTTCTctcatagaaaaatattacaacaatcCAGGCTATGAACTGAGTGATATACAAACA GAAGCATCAATAAAAATAGTCGATTTAGCCAAGAATTCAAAATTAAAGGGTGACAAATTTGTCAACAG atTATGCGAAGCGACACAACTGATGACAACCCACTGCTCCGATTTCCAATCTATATGCAATCACCAAGATGTACCTTGGGCCATTATAGATTACATGTCGTATTTTCAGACAAACATATTTAAAACCTGCACACCTG agaaggAAGAAATGTGGTCGATAATGTTGACGCTTCTTAATTTTTGTGCAAGGCAGGAGGTGCAATCTTTTTTGGAGACCTATCTCGT caAGCACTCATCAGCAGACGATCATGTATACGAAGAATATAAAAAGCTGAAACTTTCAA ATCAGACCATTGAAATGATACTCTTTGAAGATGCGGATTTGTATGCAGTTGTTAGTTATTTAAAGATATCAGACAATTCTCGGAACTTGAGTAAAATATGGATACCATCTTTGttgaaatatgaatttttatcacTGAAAGATCGATATTTTAAGAACCTACATAGTGACATttgtatatttcaatttaaGCAAGAGCTACTTACATCTCCCacgttttacaaaataaacgtAACGTCTATATGGTCTGAGAACATTGCGGCAGCAAAAAGTTTAGCGGCATCCTTAGAC AGAAACATCATTCTTGTAAATACGCTGGATCTCTATGATAGCGCAGTGATTATGCCTTATAcagaaatattcaaaattttactgcCTCACCATCGTAATTTAAATGAGGATCAACAGATAATAAACACGATAAAACCAATAAATAACACAAATCAATCGAAGAAGAAAACAAAAGCCAATGCACCTGCAGATCCAGTACCTCCTGCGGATTCTGATTTCAATCTTATGTTTTATGATGGTACATGGCAAAAGCCTTTGCAAAACACTTACTGGACATATAAGAATACTCCAAGGGCAAATGCAACAAG CAACGATATTAGCAGATGCGTTGCATCAGCTAGAAAGGGGTTCAAAATCTGGAGTGCACTGTCCACTGGATCCAGAATGCAAGCGTTATCCAAGTTTGCTCTTGCATTAGAACGCGCCAGGTACGTCGAAATTGCTAATGCTCTCATATCTCTCGTATCTTATATATGTTAtccttctctcttctttttttttagtaagcCCAAGTTATCGAAAATAGTGATCAAGTGGATGAAATTCCCACATTGGTATCAGAATTTATCCATTCCTAAACCAAAGAACAGCTTGTTAACAAAAACCTATAAGCCGAAAGGCGTTATCACGCTTATGGAGATGAAAGAGATGGATCTGTTTCAAAAACTGACACAGAGCTTGATCATCGGCAACTCCGTCATCGTAGTATGTACCGCGAAGTCGTGTAACATAGCGGAATACTGCGAGATGTTCTCGACATCTGGGATACCTCCGGGCACCGTAAATCTGCTGTCGTGCGAGAACGTGAAGCTCTTGAGCAAACGTTACAACGCGGTCAATCTGATAGACATGTATCGCCAGTTTACCGTAAGCAAGCAAGTTGTAACCATGATTTAG